In one window of bacterium DNA:
- a CDS encoding transcriptional regulator — MSEFFEENEIADKKSIKFLSKPDWDELAKDCVCFANAKGGIIIIGIENDGDLPPKDQHIDGNWPGKIHKAITQLTLNVAIYPDIKTAINGSEYVEIRIPPNRQTIASTSNGRYYIRVADDCKPVLPDEMARLASDKSAFVWELQTTKRIPADLYDISKKNILLSSLSKSARVSDFVKQKSDIEMLEHYLMIRDRFLTNLGILWIGRREDRAGLLYAPTIQFIKYDHKDNKINKIVWDDYSKNPYELLESVWNEIGDWKESIEIPFGMFRKNIPVYEEVIVRELVTNALVHRHYSMRGEIFINLFPDRLEIHSPGLLPLGVTPQNILTQSLRRNEHLAKVFYDLGLMEREGSGYDKMYEVLLADGKKLPLIEEIQDRVKVTVFAQIVDPISIRLIEKLNEDYSLKGTEIILVGLIAQHHGISAKMLIEKLNIPKIERINDLLGNLLKNHVVLTKGKTRGTEYYVNPELIRKLGLKGKTDLKKIEIHRLKELLREDLKNYPESRIGEIQQRIGAEIALRRIRQALGIMMKDDEVYKIGQLKHTKYLLRKST; from the coding sequence ATGTCTGAATTTTTCGAAGAAAATGAAATAGCAGATAAGAAATCTATCAAGTTTCTAAGCAAGCCTGATTGGGATGAACTGGCAAAAGATTGTGTATGCTTTGCTAACGCCAAAGGCGGAATTATTATTATAGGTATTGAAAATGATGGTGACCTGCCCCCTAAAGATCAACATATAGACGGTAATTGGCCCGGGAAAATCCATAAGGCTATTACTCAACTGACTTTAAATGTTGCTATTTATCCCGACATAAAAACCGCAATTAACGGGAGTGAGTATGTTGAAATACGCATTCCTCCTAACCGTCAGACAATTGCAAGCACATCTAATGGGCGTTATTATATTCGCGTAGCGGATGATTGTAAGCCGGTGCTGCCGGATGAAATGGCGCGCCTGGCATCAGATAAGAGTGCATTTGTATGGGAATTGCAGACAACAAAAAGAATACCGGCTGATTTGTATGATATTTCTAAGAAAAATATTCTTTTGTCCTCATTAAGTAAATCCGCCCGTGTGTCAGATTTTGTAAAACAGAAATCCGACATAGAAATGCTTGAACATTACTTGATGATCAGAGATCGTTTTTTGACGAACCTTGGTATCTTATGGATCGGAAGACGTGAAGATCGCGCCGGTCTGCTTTATGCACCAACAATTCAATTCATAAAATATGATCACAAGGATAATAAGATAAACAAAATAGTTTGGGATGATTATTCTAAGAATCCTTATGAGCTCCTTGAATCCGTGTGGAATGAGATTGGGGATTGGAAGGAATCGATCGAGATTCCATTTGGCATGTTTCGAAAGAATATACCTGTGTATGAGGAGGTGATCGTAAGAGAGCTGGTTACCAACGCCCTTGTACACCGACATTATAGTATGCGCGGAGAAATCTTCATTAATCTCTTTCCCGACAGATTAGAAATTCATAGCCCGGGCCTTTTGCCCTTAGGCGTTACTCCGCAAAACATTCTAACACAATCATTAAGAAGAAATGAACATTTGGCCAAAGTTTTCTATGATTTGGGTTTAATGGAGAGGGAAGGCAGCGGTTACGACAAAATGTACGAAGTGCTTTTGGCTGACGGAAAAAAGCTTCCCCTCATTGAAGAAATCCAAGATCGTGTCAAAGTAACTGTGTTTGCTCAGATTGTCGACCCCATCTCAATTAGATTGATAGAAAAATTAAATGAAGATTATAGTTTGAAAGGAACGGAAATAATTTTGGTCGGTTTAATTGCTCAGCATCACGGTATTTCGGCTAAGATGCTGATTGAGAAGCTTAATATTCCGAAAATTGAACGCATTAATGATTTGCTTGGAAATCTACTGAAGAATCATGTCGTTTTGACAAAAGGCAAAACGCGTGGTACAGAGTATTACGTAAACCCTGAGTTGATTCGGAAGTTGGGTCTTAAAGGAAAAACTGATCTGAAGAAAATTGAAATTCACAGACTTAAAGAATTGTTGCGTGAAGATTTGAAAAATTATCCTGAGAGCAGAATTGGTGAAATTCAACAAAGAATTGGCGCTGAAATTGCGTTAAGAAGAATTCGGCAGGCACTAGGTATCATGATGAAAGACGATGAAGTTTATAAAATAGGGCAACTTAAGCACACAAAATACCTCTTGCGTAAAAGTACATAG